Proteins encoded by one window of Taeniopygia guttata chromosome 1A, bTaeGut7.mat, whole genome shotgun sequence:
- the NDUFA12 gene encoding NADH dehydrogenase [ubiquinone] 1 alpha subcomplex subunit 12 has translation MAEYVQVLKRALKHIGGHGGARGAILQLLRVNDLKTGNLIGIDKYGNKYYEDKRNFFGRHRWVVYTDEMNGKNTFWEVDGSMVPPEWHRWLHSMTDDPPTTHPPVARKFIWENHKFNVSGTPEQYVPYSTTRKKIHEWIPPKTASK, from the exons ATGGCGGAGTACGTGCAGGTGCTGAAGCGGGCGCTGAAGCACATCGGCGGCCACGGCGGCGCCCGCGGCGccatcctgcagctgctcag GGTCAATGATTTGAAGACTGGTAATCTGATAGGAATTGACAAATATGGAAACAAATACTATGAAGACAAAAGAAACTTCTTTG GTCGGCACAGATGGGTTGTATATACTGATGAAATGAATGGCAAAAATACCTTCTGGGAAGTTGATGGAAGCATGGTGCCCCCTGAATG GCATCGCTGGCTGCACTCAATGACGGATGACCCTCCAACTACTCATCCACCAGTTGCTCGTAAATTTATCTGGGAGAACCATAAATTCAATGTGAGTGGCACTCCTGAGCAGTATGTGCCTTACTCTACTACTCGCAAGAAGATACATGAGTGGATCCCACCTAAAACAGCCAGCAAATAA